One Halopelagius inordinatus genomic region harbors:
- a CDS encoding GlcG/HbpS family heme-binding protein: MVNEVTLAEAKSMLDAAESKAEEMDLKMNLAVTNSEGNLLAFRRMDGAKLVAANIAQNKAYTAAAVKKPTHDLKEGAEPGGDVYGLNTTDNGRVVVFGGGFPVERDGDVVGAIGASGADVSEDMEISKAGLDAFQ; this comes from the coding sequence ATGGTGAACGAAGTCACGTTAGCAGAGGCCAAGTCGATGCTCGACGCGGCGGAGTCGAAAGCAGAAGAGATGGATCTGAAGATGAACCTCGCGGTGACCAACAGCGAGGGCAACCTCCTCGCGTTCCGCCGGATGGACGGCGCGAAACTCGTCGCCGCCAACATCGCACAGAACAAGGCGTACACCGCCGCGGCGGTGAAGAAACCGACGCACGACCTGAAAGAGGGAGCCGAACCCGGCGGCGACGTGTACGGTCTCAACACCACCGACAACGGACGCGTCGTCGTCTTCGGCGGCGGGTTCCCCGTCGAACGCGACGGCGACGTGGTCGGTGCGATCGGCGCAAGCGGTGCGGACGTCTCGGAAGACATGGAGATATCGAAAGCCGGACTCGACGCGTTCCAGTAA
- a CDS encoding SMP-30/gluconolactonase/LRE family protein, whose amino-acid sequence MSWQFERVSGPREATEGPIWTDSVVRFTEIRENQVLEYDPETGATRVYVEETAGAVGLHGGRDGRLYACEAEKHRIAALSPDEPTTVVVDEFEGTPLNGPNDLEIDSEGNVWFTDPDDMDRGELGHTSVYRAERTGSGWDLVHLTDGMDRPNGILLSPDESRLYVAECTYEPDRDCDLRAYEVLADGSLGEYEVLHDFGDHRGIDGMTLTDEGDIVACAGWEESGPGPSVYVFSPSGAVLARHPFPENRPTNCAFGGPDRSTLYAADLTGSLHRAETDLTGFDRF is encoded by the coding sequence ATGTCATGGCAGTTCGAGCGGGTTTCCGGTCCGCGGGAGGCCACGGAGGGTCCAATCTGGACGGACTCGGTGGTCAGGTTCACCGAGATACGCGAGAATCAGGTCCTCGAATACGACCCCGAGACCGGTGCAACGCGCGTCTACGTCGAAGAGACGGCGGGAGCGGTCGGCCTCCACGGGGGACGCGACGGAAGGCTCTACGCCTGCGAGGCCGAGAAGCACCGAATCGCGGCGCTCTCGCCGGACGAACCGACGACTGTGGTCGTCGACGAGTTCGAGGGGACGCCGCTCAACGGACCGAACGACCTGGAGATAGATTCCGAGGGGAACGTCTGGTTCACGGACCCGGACGACATGGACCGCGGCGAACTCGGTCACACGTCGGTCTACCGGGCCGAACGGACGGGTTCGGGGTGGGACCTCGTCCACCTGACCGACGGGATGGACCGACCGAACGGCATCCTTCTCTCGCCCGACGAATCGAGACTCTACGTCGCAGAGTGCACGTACGAACCGGACCGAGACTGCGACCTGCGGGCGTACGAGGTTCTCGCGGACGGATCACTCGGCGAGTACGAGGTACTGCACGACTTCGGCGACCACCGCGGTATCGACGGGATGACGCTCACGGACGAGGGGGACATCGTCGCCTGTGCCGGATGGGAGGAGAGCGGACCCGGTCCGTCGGTCTACGTTTTCTCGCCTTCCGGGGCGGTTCTCGCGCGTCACCCGTTTCCCGAGAACCGACCGACGAACTGCGCGTTCGGCGGGCCCGACCGCTCTACTCTCTACGCGGCCGACCTGACTGGGAGTCTCCACCGCGCGGAGACCGATCTGACGGGGTTCGACCGGTTCTGA
- a CDS encoding ABC transporter ATP-binding protein, protein MDDDTRDESDVVFEMRNLEVTFGTNRGESKVVRDVDLDIYRNETLGIVGESGSGKSMLSSTLLNAVVEPGQTSGEVTYYPPDDREPISVLDLSEKELKKFRWEEVAMVFQGAMSSFNPVKRVRGHFEETLEDHNRDIDAGMERARGILEDLYLDPDRVLGSYPYELSGGMKQRALIALSLVLEPEVLVMDEPTAALDLLMQRSIVSLLRDLKEEYDLTIIFITHDLPLLTKLANRLVVMYAFDVVEIGETEEILYDAAHPYTRMLLQATPDLNVPVDEMRSVEGNKPDPVIRIPGCSYHPRCPMADESCKREEPPMATRSPTHETACFYHDDVDEEMPLRSDGEGGQ, encoded by the coding sequence ATGGACGACGACACGCGGGACGAATCGGACGTGGTGTTCGAGATGCGGAATCTCGAAGTCACCTTCGGGACCAACCGAGGCGAGTCGAAGGTAGTCCGCGACGTCGATTTGGACATCTACCGCAACGAGACGCTCGGAATCGTCGGCGAGAGCGGAAGCGGCAAGTCGATGCTGTCCTCGACGCTGCTCAACGCCGTCGTCGAACCCGGCCAGACGAGCGGTGAGGTGACGTACTACCCGCCCGACGACCGAGAGCCGATATCGGTTCTGGACCTCTCCGAGAAAGAGCTCAAGAAGTTCCGCTGGGAGGAGGTCGCGATGGTATTTCAGGGCGCGATGAGTTCGTTCAACCCGGTCAAGCGGGTTCGGGGCCACTTCGAGGAGACGCTCGAAGACCACAACCGCGACATCGACGCCGGAATGGAGCGAGCGCGGGGGATTCTCGAAGACCTCTATCTCGACCCGGACCGCGTCCTCGGTTCGTACCCGTACGAACTCTCCGGCGGAATGAAACAGAGAGCGCTCATCGCTCTGTCGCTCGTTCTCGAACCGGAGGTGTTGGTGATGGACGAACCGACGGCGGCGCTCGACTTACTGATGCAGCGGTCTATCGTCTCTCTGCTCCGCGACCTCAAAGAGGAGTACGACCTCACGATCATCTTCATCACGCACGACCTGCCGCTCTTGACCAAACTCGCGAACCGACTCGTGGTGATGTACGCCTTCGACGTCGTGGAAATCGGCGAGACGGAGGAGATACTGTACGACGCGGCGCATCCGTACACGCGGATGCTCCTGCAGGCGACGCCGGACCTGAACGTCCCCGTAGACGAGATGCGGTCCGTCGAGGGGAACAAGCCGGACCCGGTCATCAGAATTCCGGGCTGTTCGTACCATCCGCGCTGTCCCATGGCCGACGAATCCTGCAAGCGAGAGGAGCCGCCGATGGCGACTCGGTCGCCGACTCACGAAACCGCGTGCTTCTATCACGACGACGTCGACGAGGAGATGCCGCTTCGCAGCGACGGGGAGGGCGGGCAATGA
- a CDS encoding sulfatase family protein: MPATKPNVLFVMTDQQRCDTVRALGNARIHTPNIDRLVERGVSFTNAYSPDPICIPARHTVRTGCEATTTGFLGNEKRDASHLEDRCGPFLARAMRERGYRTFLVGKYHAHPRDIDLGYDTRLSAEAYREDTGHEVKTTAREGAMVHLPQQNHLPPESNYEAWITDNAVELIGDDGPFFGLVSYEPPHSPFAPSPPFDRMYDPDRLPGPIRGDRAVDHADEKIPAQNYHFWKAREGGVDETTVRTVKAHYYGLISEVDRRIGRLLDAVESREDAENTVICFFSDHGELLGDHHGWEKSSFFESSCRVPFLLSWPAEVPQGTRNEELVSLTDLFGVATTAAGDPDLREGTDLVGMVNGDAAPRERLYGYHETPGLAPNFTAMVREGDWKYVFMQNGGREQLFDLSDDPHELTDLSDDRPETTAHLREAAARKLDAEGRTDFAENGSLRRYPYRRIDMGRLVREPYPESPGDVLD, encoded by the coding sequence ATGCCCGCCACCAAGCCGAACGTCCTCTTCGTGATGACGGACCAGCAGCGATGCGACACCGTCCGCGCGTTGGGGAACGCGCGAATCCACACGCCGAACATCGACCGTCTGGTCGAACGCGGCGTCTCCTTCACCAACGCCTACTCGCCGGACCCCATCTGCATCCCCGCAAGACACACCGTCCGGACGGGGTGTGAGGCGACGACGACGGGGTTCCTCGGAAACGAAAAGCGAGACGCGAGCCACCTCGAAGACCGGTGCGGTCCGTTTCTCGCCCGGGCGATGCGCGAACGGGGCTACCGGACGTTCCTCGTCGGGAAGTACCACGCCCATCCCCGCGATATCGACTTGGGGTACGACACTCGCCTCAGCGCCGAAGCGTACCGCGAAGACACGGGTCACGAAGTCAAGACCACCGCCCGCGAGGGCGCGATGGTCCATCTCCCCCAACAGAACCACCTCCCGCCGGAGTCGAACTACGAGGCGTGGATAACCGACAACGCCGTCGAACTCATAGGCGACGACGGGCCGTTCTTCGGCCTCGTCTCGTACGAACCGCCGCACTCGCCGTTCGCGCCGTCGCCGCCGTTCGACCGCATGTACGACCCCGACCGACTGCCCGGTCCGATCCGCGGCGACCGCGCGGTGGACCACGCCGACGAGAAGATTCCCGCGCAAAACTACCACTTCTGGAAGGCGCGCGAGGGCGGCGTCGACGAGACGACCGTCCGGACCGTCAAGGCGCACTACTATGGACTGATTTCCGAGGTGGACCGCCGCATCGGACGACTGTTAGACGCGGTCGAGTCCCGAGAGGACGCCGAAAACACGGTGATCTGTTTCTTCTCGGACCACGGCGAACTCCTCGGCGACCACCACGGGTGGGAGAAGTCGTCGTTCTTCGAGTCGTCCTGTCGGGTTCCGTTCCTCCTCAGTTGGCCTGCCGAGGTGCCGCAGGGGACGCGAAACGAGGAACTCGTCTCTCTGACGGACCTGTTCGGCGTCGCCACGACGGCGGCCGGAGACCCGGACCTGCGGGAAGGAACCGACCTCGTCGGGATGGTGAACGGCGACGCGGCCCCCCGAGAACGGCTGTACGGCTACCACGAGACGCCCGGACTCGCACCGAACTTCACGGCGATGGTCCGAGAGGGCGACTGGAAGTACGTGTTCATGCAGAACGGCGGACGCGAGCAACTGTTCGACCTCTCGGACGACCCCCACGAACTGACGGACCTCTCGGACGACCGCCCGGAGACGACGGCTCACCTCCGCGAGGCGGCGGCGCGGAAACTCGACGCCGAGGGTCGAACCGACTTCGCGGAGAACGGCAGTCTTCGGCGGTACCCCTACCGACGAATCGACATGGGCCGTCTCGTCCGCGAACCGTACCCCGAATCGCCCGGCGACGTTCTCGATTGA
- the fer gene encoding ferredoxin Fer: MDSPFDVLGIDSDADDAEIERAYRRRVKESHPDHGGSAREFQAVYEAYRQILDGYEGSESGEEDGSGRTVAKRENGAAEDESDESRVEYLNYEVLDDHGWELEDDDLFEKASESGLDPVDYGKILVEPGQSLLEAAEARGFAWPYACRGGACANCAVAVVEGEMEMSSNHILPAEMIEDGIRLSCLNAPITDEMKVVYNVKHLPNLDELKLPADRFERAHLND, from the coding sequence GTGGACTCCCCGTTCGATGTTTTAGGAATCGATTCGGATGCGGACGACGCGGAAATCGAACGCGCCTACCGGCGACGGGTGAAAGAATCCCATCCGGACCACGGAGGATCCGCGAGAGAGTTTCAGGCGGTGTACGAAGCGTACAGGCAGATTCTCGACGGATACGAGGGCAGCGAAAGCGGCGAGGAGGACGGAAGCGGACGGACCGTCGCGAAGCGAGAGAACGGAGCGGCCGAGGACGAATCCGACGAGTCGCGGGTGGAGTATCTCAACTACGAGGTTCTCGACGACCACGGGTGGGAACTCGAAGACGACGACCTGTTCGAGAAGGCGTCCGAGTCCGGACTCGACCCGGTGGACTACGGGAAGATTCTGGTCGAACCGGGGCAGTCGCTTCTCGAGGCGGCCGAGGCCCGCGGGTTCGCGTGGCCGTACGCCTGCCGGGGCGGAGCGTGCGCGAACTGCGCAGTCGCGGTGGTAGAAGGCGAGATGGAGATGTCGTCGAACCACATCCTCCCCGCCGAGATGATAGAGGACGGAATCCGGCTCTCGTGTCTCAACGCGCCGATCACCGACGAGATGAAAGTCGTCTACAACGTCAAACACCTCCCGAACCTCGACGAACTCAAACTCCCCGCCGACCGCTTCGAGAGAGCGCACCTCAACGACTGA
- a CDS encoding ABC transporter ATP-binding protein, whose protein sequence is MSSDSPVISVDDVSVHFSDSGGLFDLFSEDETVRAVDGISLDIGENDVVTLIGESGCGKSTLGKTIIGAQKPTSGSIKYRGQDIWEAKSERNPEIPFSDIRRSLQMIHQDPGSALNPNQRLLTTLMLPMKKWNPDLGRERRKERIFALLEKVGLSPAEDFVNRFPHQLSGGEQQRVVLVRSLLLNPDLILADEAISALDVSLRVEMMDLMLELQDLFGTSYLFISHDLSNARYIAEKSGGRIAVMYLGKIVEVGPIEQVIENPQHPYTKALKWATPNLYGDDGDETLPVREIDIPDPVNRPSGCHFHPRCPEAREVCRTQDPNLITTDGGHGARCYRADESHEYWDSPSIVDDEGELG, encoded by the coding sequence ATGAGTTCTGACTCGCCCGTCATCTCCGTCGACGACGTCTCCGTCCACTTCTCCGATAGCGGCGGACTCTTCGACCTCTTCTCGGAGGACGAGACGGTCCGCGCTGTCGACGGTATCTCGCTCGACATCGGCGAGAACGACGTCGTCACCCTCATCGGCGAGAGCGGATGCGGGAAGTCGACGCTCGGGAAGACGATAATCGGCGCACAGAAACCCACCTCCGGGTCGATCAAATACCGCGGACAGGACATCTGGGAGGCCAAAAGCGAGCGCAACCCGGAGATACCGTTCTCCGATATCAGGCGGTCGCTCCAGATGATCCACCAAGACCCCGGAAGCGCGTTGAACCCGAATCAGCGGCTGTTGACCACCCTGATGCTCCCGATGAAGAAGTGGAACCCCGATTTGGGCCGCGAACGCCGCAAGGAACGCATCTTCGCGCTCTTGGAGAAAGTCGGTCTCTCGCCCGCGGAGGACTTCGTCAACCGCTTCCCGCACCAACTGAGCGGCGGCGAACAACAGCGAGTCGTTCTCGTCCGGTCGCTGCTTTTGAACCCGGACCTGATTCTCGCGGACGAGGCGATAAGCGCCCTCGACGTCTCCCTGCGCGTGGAGATGATGGACCTGATGCTCGAACTGCAGGATCTTTTCGGCACCTCGTATCTGTTCATCAGTCACGACCTCTCGAACGCGCGGTACATCGCCGAGAAATCGGGCGGGCGAATCGCCGTGATGTACCTCGGGAAGATAGTCGAAGTCGGGCCGATAGAGCAGGTGATAGAGAACCCCCAGCACCCCTACACCAAGGCGCTGAAGTGGGCGACGCCGAACCTGTACGGCGACGACGGCGACGAGACGCTACCGGTCCGCGAGATAGACATCCCCGACCCCGTCAACCGACCGTCCGGATGTCACTTCCATCCGCGGTGCCCGGAGGCGCGAGAGGTCTGTCGCACGCAGGACCCGAACCTCATCACCACGGACGGCGGTCACGGCGCGCGGTGTTACCGCGCGGACGAGTCCCACGAGTACTGGGACAGTCCGAGCATCGTCGACGACGAGGGCGAACTCGGGTAG
- a CDS encoding enolase C-terminal domain-like protein, with amino-acid sequence MEITDIRTIRFSCTSHVEADEKGHGHPGPPTETTKTITHVVVEGGPDGYCRGGHPEANEFAKRHLVGENPLYREELWQRLCRAERLNKGLLTDKRVAAIDCALWDVAGKHADLPVYQLVGAARDEVPAYGSTMVGDGDPEGLGTPEAYADFAEELVSEGYRAVKLHTWMPPFGESPQRDIEACRAVRERVGDDVDLMLDAHHFYSRSEAKKIGRALEELDFRWIEEPMDEHSMSSYEWLSNELDIAVVGPETAEGRMHTRAEWIKRDIADVVRVGVFDTGGITPALKAIGLCESFNVECEIHGRDAPNLQLLGTMAFPGRYYERGLLHPKHDYATYFPELKRLPDEIDDDGVVEIPQSPGLGYEFDWEFVEENRLD; translated from the coding sequence ATGGAAATCACGGACATCCGCACCATTCGGTTTAGCTGTACCTCTCACGTCGAGGCCGACGAGAAGGGCCACGGCCACCCGGGCCCTCCGACGGAGACGACGAAGACGATAACGCACGTCGTCGTAGAGGGCGGCCCCGACGGCTACTGCCGCGGCGGTCACCCCGAGGCAAACGAGTTCGCAAAGCGCCACCTCGTCGGAGAGAACCCGCTCTACCGCGAGGAACTGTGGCAGCGACTCTGCCGCGCCGAACGACTGAACAAGGGGCTTCTCACCGACAAGCGCGTGGCGGCCATCGACTGCGCTCTGTGGGACGTGGCGGGCAAACACGCCGACCTACCGGTCTACCAACTCGTCGGCGCGGCGCGCGACGAAGTTCCGGCCTACGGGAGTACGATGGTCGGCGACGGCGACCCGGAGGGACTCGGAACCCCGGAGGCGTACGCCGACTTCGCGGAGGAACTCGTCTCGGAGGGGTATCGGGCGGTCAAACTCCACACGTGGATGCCGCCGTTCGGCGAGAGTCCGCAACGGGACATCGAAGCCTGCCGCGCCGTCCGCGAACGCGTCGGCGACGACGTCGACCTGATGCTCGACGCGCACCACTTCTACAGTCGGTCGGAGGCCAAGAAGATAGGCAGAGCCCTCGAAGAACTCGACTTCCGGTGGATAGAGGAACCGATGGACGAGCACTCCATGTCCTCGTACGAGTGGTTGTCGAACGAACTCGACATCGCCGTCGTCGGCCCCGAGACGGCCGAGGGGCGCATGCACACCCGCGCCGAGTGGATAAAGCGAGATATCGCCGACGTCGTCCGCGTCGGCGTCTTCGACACCGGCGGTATCACCCCCGCGCTGAAAGCTATCGGCCTCTGTGAGTCGTTCAACGTCGAGTGCGAGATACACGGCCGCGACGCGCCGAACCTCCAACTGTTGGGGACGATGGCGTTTCCCGGCCGGTACTACGAACGGGGACTGCTCCACCCGAAACACGACTACGCGACGTACTTCCCCGAACTGAAGCGACTCCCCGACGAGATAGACGACGACGGCGTCGTCGAGATACCGCAGTCTCCCGGCCTCGGCTACGAGTTCGACTGGGAGTTCGTCGAAGAGAACCGACTGGACTGA
- a CDS encoding RidA family protein, translating into MHDNVTRHESDRLNALGGYGVQKRGLQLVFFDGQTPDERTALKRGVKEQTAAALERVTTVAAESDVGTDDIMRTTVYLTEMDRLPEVRSAYDDFFDGRRPSMTVVGVDALPNDAAVQIEATGVDR; encoded by the coding sequence ATGCACGACAACGTAACCCGACACGAAAGCGATAGGCTGAACGCCCTCGGCGGATACGGCGTCCAAAAACGCGGACTCCAACTCGTCTTCTTCGACGGACAGACGCCGGACGAACGAACGGCGCTGAAACGCGGCGTGAAAGAACAGACGGCGGCGGCCCTCGAACGCGTCACGACGGTCGCCGCCGAGTCCGACGTCGGCACCGACGACATCATGCGAACCACCGTCTACCTCACGGAGATGGACCGACTGCCGGAGGTCCGGTCGGCGTACGACGACTTCTTCGACGGGCGGCGGCCGTCGATGACCGTCGTCGGCGTCGACGCACTCCCGAACGACGCCGCCGTCCAAATCGAAGCGACGGGAGTGGACAGGTGA
- a CDS encoding helix-turn-helix domain-containing protein, with translation MREFEFVVHFEEGSDDLMDLFSEYPTLTMRSSVCTSTERTMWRIDHVRGPGEALDRFDEIFLDESRCNECLDAPNCHTHREYHVLDRKANSRTVYTYREEVHRCHSIPHHVVDHVGDGVVFESRRAGREYRWRVLYPGDQPIGEMYSAIEDRLRAGLHLTVSHLGRAGNWDAESQVAAELSPAHWETLETAVERGYYARPREVTVADIAELLDAPRSTVQYRLRTAEDLIVRRFVESSL, from the coding sequence ATGCGAGAGTTCGAGTTCGTCGTCCACTTCGAGGAGGGGAGCGACGACCTGATGGACCTCTTCTCCGAGTATCCGACGCTGACGATGCGGTCGTCGGTCTGTACCTCGACCGAACGCACGATGTGGCGCATCGACCACGTGCGAGGGCCCGGCGAGGCACTCGACCGGTTCGACGAGATATTCCTCGACGAGTCGCGGTGCAACGAGTGTCTCGACGCGCCGAACTGTCACACGCACCGCGAGTACCACGTCCTCGACCGGAAGGCCAACTCGCGGACGGTGTACACGTACCGCGAGGAGGTCCATCGCTGTCACTCGATTCCGCACCACGTCGTCGACCACGTCGGCGACGGCGTCGTCTTCGAGTCGCGGCGCGCCGGACGGGAGTACCGGTGGCGAGTTCTCTACCCCGGCGACCAACCGATCGGCGAGATGTACTCGGCCATCGAAGACCGGTTGCGTGCGGGACTCCACCTCACGGTGTCGCACCTCGGCCGTGCGGGCAACTGGGACGCCGAATCGCAGGTCGCCGCCGAACTGTCGCCCGCCCACTGGGAGACGTTGGAGACGGCCGTTGAACGCGGCTACTACGCCCGTCCGAGAGAGGTGACCGTCGCCGACATCGCCGAACTGCTGGACGCCCCCCGTTCGACCGTTCAGTACCGTCTGAGAACCGCAGAGGACCTCATCGTCCGGCGGTTCGTCGAATCGTCGCTGTAA
- a CDS encoding dicarboxylate/amino acid:cation symporter, whose product MSSAVGSLWRRYRSVPLIYRIALAFVLGSAAGIAFGDRMTVVRPFGDLFLRLLNMLVIPIIVFTLLTGIRQLSPARLGRIGGATVGLYAATTTIAGIVGLAVANVLQPGRGVEFAGGAAESQAPPSLTEVVLGIVPSNPVAAMAEGNLLATVFFVIVFGIALTYVRARQDAYSDSVDAVFEAFEVGAEAMFVVVRGVLEYGVVGVFALMAAGIGSEGIGVFSSLGELVLAVAVAVVVHISFTYLFVLVGLVVDASPLAFLAGAKDAMLTAFATRSSSGTLPVTMTNAEEDLRIAERVYSFALPVGATANMDGAAIRQAITVVFAANVVGQPLVLSEQVLVLIVAVLISIGTAGVPGAGIVMLTVVLNQVGLPLAVVGFVAGVDPILGRIATMNNVTGDLAVATVVGKWNDAIDFDGGAWT is encoded by the coding sequence ATGAGTTCTGCAGTCGGATCACTGTGGCGGCGGTATCGGTCGGTACCGCTGATCTATCGTATCGCTCTCGCCTTTGTCCTCGGTTCCGCGGCCGGAATCGCGTTCGGCGACCGAATGACCGTCGTCCGACCGTTCGGCGACCTCTTCTTGCGACTGCTCAACATGTTGGTGATTCCGATCATCGTCTTCACGCTTCTCACCGGGATTCGCCAACTCTCTCCGGCGCGACTCGGACGGATCGGAGGCGCTACGGTCGGTCTTTACGCCGCGACGACCACCATCGCGGGTATCGTCGGCCTCGCCGTCGCGAACGTCCTCCAACCGGGACGCGGCGTCGAGTTCGCCGGCGGCGCGGCCGAATCGCAGGCACCGCCCTCGCTCACGGAGGTGGTCTTGGGAATCGTCCCGAGCAACCCGGTGGCGGCGATGGCCGAAGGGAACCTGCTCGCGACCGTTTTCTTCGTCATCGTCTTCGGAATCGCTCTCACCTACGTGCGCGCTCGACAGGACGCGTATTCCGACTCCGTCGACGCCGTCTTCGAGGCGTTCGAAGTCGGCGCGGAGGCGATGTTCGTCGTCGTCCGCGGCGTACTCGAGTACGGCGTCGTCGGCGTGTTCGCCCTCATGGCCGCTGGAATCGGCAGCGAGGGAATCGGCGTGTTCTCGTCGCTCGGCGAACTCGTACTGGCGGTCGCCGTCGCAGTCGTCGTCCACATCTCCTTTACGTACCTGTTCGTCCTCGTGGGACTGGTGGTAGACGCGTCACCGCTCGCGTTCCTCGCGGGCGCGAAAGACGCGATGCTGACGGCCTTCGCCACGCGTTCGTCGAGCGGAACGCTCCCGGTGACGATGACCAACGCGGAGGAGGACCTCCGAATCGCAGAGCGAGTGTACTCGTTCGCGCTCCCGGTCGGCGCCACCGCGAACATGGACGGTGCGGCGATCAGACAGGCGATAACCGTCGTGTTCGCCGCGAACGTCGTGGGACAACCGCTCGTACTCTCCGAGCAGGTTCTGGTCTTGATCGTCGCCGTCCTGATAAGCATCGGCACCGCCGGTGTCCCCGGTGCCGGAATCGTCATGCTCACTGTCGTCCTCAACCAGGTCGGCCTTCCCCTCGCAGTCGTCGGCTTCGTCGCCGGGGTCGACCCGATTCTCGGCCGCATCGCGACGATGAACAACGTCACCGGCGATTTGGCGGTCGCGACCGTCGTGGGAAAGTGGAACGACGCGATAGACTTCGACGGCGGTGCGTGGACGTGA
- a CDS encoding glycoside hydrolase family 28 protein, with translation MAPAASAYDVTEYGEPDDGLHTDAFRGAIDACADAGGGTVVVPSGEYTTGTIHLRSDVTLHLEAGAVVYPAMDESAFTSKYIGPDNERVFLLAEGAENVTISGDGEFDGRGTEFMRMDTPIQGHSNESTSHPLVSNGPHEARQGQRYLARSDGTDGWPVAKPDFRPGPMFRFNHCTDVTVRDVTLRDMPAWTLSLHGSEEVDVLGVDILNHMLIPNCDGIHIGDSRNVHISDCTIRSCDDSITFGARPDVETTCEGVTVTNCTLSSSACAIKFGSGTDDTIRDCTFQNIVIQESNRGLGIQHRDEGDLENVLFTDIVIDSNMLPGPWWGKGEPIHVSSVPRDEDTDLGAVRNVRFENVVARSENGALVYGAEGSEIENVTFDDVRIELTGSENAELVGGNFDLQPTSVIPPIFESDIAGVHVENARNVAVRDVELAWADEELPDYYRNGLACSNVDGLLVDGFVGRQAHRGGDDAAIRLSDTRDITVRDSRAAEGTATFLALEDTDDERLLTNNDLLDAEDPGDVDSFEKSGNAPSL, from the coding sequence ATGGCGCCCGCAGCGAGTGCGTACGACGTTACAGAGTACGGCGAACCCGACGACGGCCTTCACACGGATGCGTTCCGAGGCGCGATAGACGCCTGCGCGGACGCCGGAGGCGGAACCGTCGTCGTCCCGAGCGGTGAGTACACGACGGGGACGATTCACCTCAGAAGCGACGTGACGCTTCACTTGGAGGCCGGTGCGGTGGTGTATCCGGCGATGGACGAGTCCGCGTTCACCTCGAAGTACATCGGTCCCGACAACGAGCGAGTGTTCCTCCTCGCGGAGGGCGCAGAGAACGTCACCATCTCCGGCGACGGCGAGTTCGACGGGCGCGGCACGGAGTTCATGCGGATGGACACGCCGATTCAAGGTCACTCGAACGAGAGCACGAGTCACCCCCTCGTCTCGAACGGCCCGCACGAGGCGCGACAGGGACAGCGATATCTCGCCCGAAGCGACGGCACCGACGGGTGGCCCGTCGCGAAACCCGACTTCAGGCCGGGGCCGATGTTCCGGTTCAACCACTGTACGGACGTCACCGTCCGCGACGTGACGCTTCGAGACATGCCCGCGTGGACGCTGAGTCTGCACGGGTCAGAGGAGGTGGACGTACTCGGCGTGGACATCCTCAACCACATGCTCATCCCGAACTGCGACGGCATCCACATCGGCGACAGTCGGAACGTCCACATCTCCGACTGCACCATCCGTTCGTGCGACGACAGCATCACGTTCGGCGCGCGGCCCGACGTGGAGACGACCTGTGAGGGCGTCACCGTCACGAACTGCACGCTCTCCTCTAGCGCCTGCGCCATCAAGTTCGGCTCCGGAACCGACGACACCATCCGCGACTGCACGTTCCAGAACATTGTGATTCAGGAGTCGAACCGCGGACTCGGCATTCAACACCGCGACGAGGGCGACCTGGAGAACGTGCTTTTCACCGACATCGTCATCGACTCGAACATGCTCCCCGGCCCGTGGTGGGGGAAAGGCGAACCGATTCACGTCTCCTCGGTCCCCCGCGACGAGGACACCGACCTCGGCGCGGTTCGGAACGTCCGATTCGAGAACGTCGTCGCCAGAAGCGAGAACGGCGCACTCGTCTACGGGGCCGAAGGCTCCGAGATAGAGAACGTGACGTTCGACGACGTGCGTATCGAACTCACGGGAAGCGAGAACGCCGAGTTGGTGGGCGGGAACTTCGACCTACAGCCCACGTCCGTGATACCGCCCATCTTCGAGAGCGACATCGCGGGCGTCCACGTCGAGAACGCCCGCAACGTCGCGGTTCGCGACGTGGAACTCGCGTGGGCCGACGAGGAGTTGCCCGACTACTACCGGAACGGACTGGCCTGTTCGAACGTCGATGGGTTGCTCGTGGACGGATTCGTCGGCAGGCAGGCCCACCGAGGCGGCGACGACGCGGCCATCCGACTCTCGGACACCCGCGACATCACCGTCCGCGACTCGCGCGCCGCAGAGGGAACGGCGACCTTTCTCGCCCTCGAAGACACCGACGACGAACGCCTCCTGACGAACAACGACCTGCTCGACGCCGAGGACCCCGGCGACGTGGACTCCTTCGAGAAGTCGGGCAACGCGCCCTCGCTTTGA